A part of bacterium genomic DNA contains:
- a CDS encoding alpha/beta hydrolase, which produces MGLEILLGLVVVAIAFGWLARTHLYRSDLVAFDEPRETPFSERAEPSEGHADVLARIRTLSDGGGMGKKRLRALRTQLDTLFDLDDLPAEVRSAGADHFSAEWVLAPGADPDRRLLYVHGGGFVVGSPRSHRTLTVKLSELAGAAVLAVDYRLMPEHRRAEFCNYLRRNFPFSWR; this is translated from the coding sequence ATGGGCCTGGAGATCTTGTTGGGCCTGGTTGTCGTCGCCATCGCTTTCGGGTGGCTCGCGCGAACCCATCTCTACCGATCGGATCTGGTGGCCTTCGACGAGCCGCGGGAAACCCCGTTTTCGGAGCGAGCGGAACCGAGTGAAGGTCACGCGGATGTTCTGGCGCGCATCCGAACCCTGAGCGATGGCGGAGGCATGGGCAAGAAGCGCTTGCGTGCCCTTCGAACACAGCTCGACACGTTATTCGATCTGGATGACCTGCCGGCTGAAGTCCGATCCGCCGGCGCGGATCACTTCTCCGCGGAGTGGGTGCTCGCTCCGGGCGCCGATCCCGACCGCCGGCTTCTCTACGTGCACGGAGGCGGTTTTGTCGTTGGCAGCCCCAGGAGCCATCGCACGTTGACCGTGAAGCTCTCGGAGTTGGCAGGAGCCGCTGTTCTCGCCGTGGACTACCGCTTGATGCCGGAACACCGCCGTGCGGAATTCTGCAATTACCTCCGGAGAAATTTTCCTTTTTCTTGGAGATAA